The genomic window GGCCCGCGTCCACCACCAGGAGCGCACCCTCGCAGGCGGCGAGCGAGCGAGAGACCTCGTAGGAGAAGTCCACGTGGCCGGGCGTGTCGATCAGGTTGAGGGTGTACTCCTGTCCGTCGCGGGCCGTGTAGAGCAGGCGCACGGCGTGCGCCTTGATGGTGATGCCCCGTTCCTTCTCCAGGTCCATCGAGTCGAGAACCTGGCCCACGGCCTTCTTGGCGTCCATGGTCCCCGTGAGCGACAGCAGCCGGTCGGCCAGCGTGGACTTGCCGTGGTCGATGTGGGCGACGATGGAGAAGTTGCGGATACGCGCGGTGGGCATCGTTCTCAGGATAACACGCGCGGAAACGCCGCGGGTCAGCGGGCCACGTGCGCGCCCGAGGGCACGACGGCGCCATCTTCGAGCACGACGCCGGGGCCGACCTGGGCGTGCGGGCCGATGCGGGCTCCCGCTCCCACGATGCAGTCGCGCAGCACCGCGCCGGCGCCCACGGAGACGCGCTCCCAGAGAACGGCGCCCGCCACCGTAGCGGCGGGTCCGATCTGGCAGCCGGGGCCGAGGACGGTGGCGGGGCCGACGCGGCAGTCCTGCTCGAGCCGGCTGCCCGCGCCGATGACCACGGGCGCGGAGGCGGCCACGCGCGCGCCCAGGGCCACGTCCTCGGCGATCCACCGTCGGGAGGCGCCGCCGCCGTCGGGCATGACATCGGTGGCCACGCGGCCGTCCAGGAGATCGAGCTGGGCCTGACGGTACTTTTCCGGATTCCCGATATCCAGCCAGTAGGCGCCCGCCACCCAGCCGAAGAAGGGCACGCCGTCGGCCACGAGGGCGGGGAAGAACTCGCGCTCGATCGAGACGACGCGGGCGGGAGGGATGCGCTCGAGGAGCGAGGCGTCCAGCACGTAGATGCCGGCATTGATGGTGTTCGTGGTCTGGTCGGCCGCCGACGGCTTCTCGATGAAGCGCCGGACCCGGCCGTCTGCGGTGAGGTCGACGAGGCCGTAGGGCCCGGGATCCTCG from Candidatus Methylomirabilota bacterium includes these protein-coding regions:
- a CDS encoding NDP-sugar synthase — translated: MDSGALTAVILAGGQGTRLRPLTNSRPKPIVPLLNIPFLVYQLALLKRHGVNRAVLSCSFMVEKVRKAMGDGSRWGIQLDYAVEAEPLGTAGGVRNASDLVSGRVVVLNGDILTDADITAMLRFHAERGARASIYLTPVEDPGPYGLVDLTADGRVRRFIEKPSAADQTTNTINAGIYVLDASLLERIPPARVVSIEREFFPALVADGVPFFGWVAGAYWLDIGNPEKYRQAQLDLLDGRVATDVMPDGGGASRRWIAEDVALGARVAASAPVVIGAGSRLEQDCRVGPATVLGPGCQIGPAATVAGAVLWERVSVGAGAVLRDCIVGAGARIGPHAQVGPGVVLEDGAVVPSGAHVAR